From Candoia aspera isolate rCanAsp1 chromosome 4, rCanAsp1.hap2, whole genome shotgun sequence, a single genomic window includes:
- the LOC134496760 gene encoding vomeronasal type-2 receptor 26-like, giving the protein MRMATLLAWFLAMLPLVGCKSDRCGICHPYSPYHKYHQLGDLMVGGIASQAGIVSNEIFFTEALQPVLPGDYILIPKNYQHILALAFAVKEINESPEILPNLTLGFLIYDSYDNAQRTYQATMLLLSSMETLIPNYQCNIHNNIVAVVGGLDSEISFQVATILDIYKIPQLIYGFAPLMNDKTPGLTFYQMVPSEALQHAGIISLLLHFNWTWIGMLIMDNDQGESFVQTVIPRFSKRGICYSFIERIHELSVFSGFDHMLHQGVKIYNVVMGSSANALVVYGESFSTIFLRWFPYLPNLREVKSKPKGVVWIVTAQMDLTSSAYQRKWGTEIINGALSFSMGSADLPKFRTFLEKQKPFSTTEDGFIRQFRQNVFDCIFPNVIMSNVPKNTCNGTEDLENLPGPLFEMKMAGNSYSIYNAIYAIAHALHAIYCSKPIHRARMDRGGGKIHNQDFWKLHYFLRGVSFNNSAGEQVFFDQNGIVAAGFDVINWIAFPNKSFLHVKIGKVDHSAPPDEILTINDEIITWHNWFNQVQPISVCSESCYPGFSKKVKEGEPFCCYDCIPCAEGRISTQEDKSECFRCKNKYYPNKRQDFCIPKTVSFLSYEEPLGISLASLALSLFLTTVLVLSIFMRNHNTPIVIANNRDLTYALLISLLLCFLSAMLFIGQPGKVTCLLRQTTFGMVFSVAVSSVLAKTITVVLAFMATKPGSRIRTWVGKKLTNSIVASCSLIQVGICTLWLTMAPPFPDVDMISVTEEIILQCNKGSVTMFYCVLGYMVFLALISFTTAFLARKLPDSFNEAKFITFSMLVFCSVWSSFVPAYLSSKGKYMVAVEIFSILASGAGLLGCIFFPKCYVIVLQPELNNRVQLIRRKH; this is encoded by the exons ATGAGGATGGCAACTTTACTGGCCTGGTTTCTAGCAATGCTTCCGCTAGTGGGGTGCAAGAGTGACAGGTGCGGCATCTGCCATCCATACTCTCCGTATCACAAGTATCATCAGCTAGGAGACCTTATGGTTGGTGGAATTGCTTCTCAAGCAGGCATTGTCTCCAATGAAATCTTCTTCACTGAAGCCCTGCAACCAGTATTGCCTGGGGATTATAT TCTAATACCTAAGAATTACCAGCACATCCTGGCCTTGGCATTTGCagtaaaggagatcaatgaaagCCCAGAGATCTTACCCAATCTCACCTTGGGCTTCCTCATTTATGACAGCTATGACAATGCCCAGAGGACTTATCAAGCCACCATGTTACTTTTATCATCAATGGAGACACTGATTCCCAACTACCAGTGTAACATCCATAATAACATAGTAGCTGTTGTTGGTGGACTGGATTCTGAAATCTCTTTTCAAGTAGCAACTATTTTGGACATTTATAAGATTCCACAG CTCATTTATGGCTTCGCTCCACTGATGAACGATAAAACTCCAGGCCTCACTTTTTACCAGATGGTTCCCTCAGAAGCCCTTCAACATGCAGGGATTATctcactgcttctgcattttaaTTGGACATGGATTGGGATGCTTATCATGGACAATGACCAAGGGGAAAGTTTTGTACAAACTGTGATTCCACGTTTTTCCAAAAGGGGGATTTGTTACTCTTTCATTGAAAGAATCCATGAATTAAGTGTTTTCAGTGGATTTGATCATATGCTTCATCAGGGAGTAAAAATATATAATGTTGTCATGGGTAGTTCAGCTAATGCATTGGTTGTTTACGGGGAATCTTTCTCTACCATCTTTTTGAGATGGTTCCCATATTTACCAAACCTCAGAGAGGTGAAAAGTAAACCAAAAGGTGTTGTGTGGATAGTAACAGCTCAGATGGACCTCACTTCTTCAGCCTATCAACGCAAATGGGGTACCGAAATAATCAATGGTGCCCTCTCTTTCTCAATGGGCTCTGCTGATCTACCAAAGTTCAGGACATTTCTTGAGAAACAAAAGCCTTTCAGCACTACTGAAGATGGGTTTATCAGACAGTTCAGGCAAAATGTTTTTGACTGCATATTCCCAAATGTTATTATGAGTAATGTGCCTAAGAATACTTGTAATGGAACAGAGGATCTGGAAAACCTTCCTGGGCCtctttttgaaatgaaaatggcAGGCAACagttacagcatctacaatgctaTCTATGCCATAGCTCATGCTTTACATGCTATCTATTGCTCTAAACCTATCCACAGAGCAAGAAtggacagaggaggagggaaaattCACAACCAAGATTTCTGGAAG CTCCATTACTTTCTGAGGGGAGTCTcttttaacaacagtgctggggaaCAGGTTTTCTTTGATCAGAATGGGATAGTAGCAGCTGGATTTGATGTTATCAACTGGATTGCTTTTCCAAACAAATCATTTCTTCATGTAAAAATTGGGAAGGTGGATCATTCAGCTCCTCCAGATGAAATATTAACCATAAATGATGAGATCATTACATGGCACAACTGGTTTAACCAG GTACAACCTATTTCTGTCTGCAGTGAGAGTTGTTATCCGGGTTTTAGCAAGAAAGTAAAGGAAGGagagccattttgctgctatgattgcatCCCCTGCGCAGAAGGGAGGATTTCAACTCAGGAAG ACAAAAGTGAATGTTTTAGATGCAAAAACAAATACTATCCAAACAAGAGACAAGATTTCTGTATTCCCAAAACTGTTAGTTTCTTGTCTTATGAAGAACCTTTAGGGATCAGTTTAGCATCTCTTGCACTTTCCTTGTTTTTGACCACAGTTCTTGTGCTAAGTATATTTATGAGGAACCACAACACTCCCATTGTCatagccaacaaccgggacctgaCCTACGCTCTACTCatctccctcctgctctgcttcctttcGGCAATGCTATTCATTGGCCAACCAGGAAAAGTGACCTGTCTCCTCCGGCAAACAACTTTTGGCATGGTCTTTTCGGTGGCCGTTTCTTCAGTCCTGGCAAAAACCATCACAGTAGTTCTAGCATTTATGGCCACGAAGCCAGGATCCAGGATAAGGACATGGGTGGGGAAAAAATTAACCAATTCCATTGTTGCTTCTTGTTCCCTCATCCAAGTAGGCATTTGTACTCTGTGGCTAACAATggctcccccattcccagatgttGATATGATCTCAGTGACTGAAGAAATTATCCTGCAGTGTAACAAAGGTTCTGTGACCATGTTTTATTGTGTCCTTGGCTATATGGTTTTCCTGGCACTTATCAGCTTCACCACAGCTTTTCTTGCCAGGAAAttacctgacagtttcaatgaagccaagttcatcaccttcagcatgttggtcttttgcagtgtctGGTCATCCTTTGTCCCAGCATACCTGAGCtccaaggggaaatacatggtggctgtggagatcttctccatcctaGCCTCTGGTGCTGGGCTTCTGGGTTGCATCTTTTTCCCAAAGTGTTACGTCATTGTGTTGCAGCCAGAGTTGAATAACAGGGTACAACTAATCAGAAGAAAGCACTGA